The proteins below are encoded in one region of Sebastes fasciatus isolate fSebFas1 chromosome 16, fSebFas1.pri, whole genome shotgun sequence:
- the LOC141752481 gene encoding odorant receptor 131-2-like has product MTPAESFYAHLGIRIRPEHQPQPRPVGFLSFRPMPQQSASSRLASAPDRFLGTRLALGGPRSFQSAPRHAGIQDTSFEPEVMLGRVLSAVRSTPVQRVLSATNITAGQQYQGLLERVLFSTLTTVPCCVFLFINGVMLFTLRSKLVFRETSRYILLFNLLFADTVQMAVSQLLYLLAACRVKLTYPVCGVLVMLADLTIVISPLTLVVMSLERYVAVCHPLRHATIITMRNTAVAIIVVWSFSSLHVLTQVILLLDFPFDNLESLQMEKYCAKVNILFGPISGLYDKAYTYSLFVSAGLAVISSYIGVMIAARSASTNKASAQKARNTLLLHLVQLGLSLLSTIHHSFLVAMSNIVTRIVFVRIHIVFYVLIFIFPRCLSSLIYGIRDQNIRPVLVYHLCCRLKLSVAPAKAKVSP; this is encoded by the exons ATGACCCCAGCAGAGAGCTTTTATGCCCATTTGGGCATCCGGATTCGGCCCGAGCATCAGCCTCAGCCCCGGCCTGTTGGCTTCCTGAGCTTCCGGCCCATGCCCCAGCAGTCAGCTAGCTCTAGGCTAGCATCAGCCCCGGATCGGTTCTTGGGAACCCGCCTTGCCCTGGGAGGCCCACGGAGTTTCCAGTCTGCTCCTCGCCATGCTGGCATCCAGGACACTAGCTTCGAGCCAGAGGTCATGCTAGGG cgtgtcctgtcggcggtccggtcgactcctgttcaacgtgtcctgtcggcg ACCAACATCACTGCTGGACAGCAGTATCAAGGCTTACTGGAAAGAGTGTTATTTTCCACTCTGACTACAGTaccatgctgtgtgtttctcttcattAATGGGGTCATGTTATTCACCTTGAGGAGTAAATTGGTGTTTCGTGAGACCTCCCGTTACATTCTtttgtttaacctcctttttgcAGACACTGTACAGATGGCAGTGAGTCAGTTACTGTACCTCCTGGCTGCTTGTAGAGTAAAACTGACATATCCTGTATGTGGCGTTCTCGTCATGTTGGCCGATCTCACAATAGTAATCTCCCCTCTCACACTGGTGGTGATGTCTCTGGAGAGATATGTGGCTGTGTGCCACCCACTGAGGCAcgctaccatcatcaccatgagAAACACAGCAGTGGCTATCATTGTGGTTTGGTCCTTCAGTTCACTACATGTCCTCAcacaagttattttactgttagattTTCCATTTGACAACCTGGAGAGCCTGCAGATGGAAAAGTATTGTGCCAAAGTAAACATACTTTTTGGCCCAATTTCTGGTCTTTATGATAAAGCCTACACTTATTCTCTGTTTGTATCAGCTGGTTTAGCAGTCATTTCTTCCTATATAGGTGTGATGATAGCAGCCAGGTCAGCCTCCACAAACAAAGCTTCAGCCCAGAAGGCTCGTAATactctgctgctgcatctggtGCAGCTGGGCCTCAGTCTCTTGTCAACTATACACCACTCTTTCCTTGTAGCCATGTCAAACATTGTGACGAGGATAGTGTTTGTGCGCAtccacattgttttttatgtgcttattttcatCTTCCCCAGATGTCTGAGTTCTCTCATTTATGGCATAAGAGATCAGAACATCAGACCTGTCCTCGTGTACCATCTATGTTGTCGACTGAAACTCTCAGTCGCCCCGGCCAAGGCCAAGGTCTCACCCTAG